One window from the genome of Parasteatoda tepidariorum isolate YZ-2023 chromosome 8, CAS_Ptep_4.0, whole genome shotgun sequence encodes:
- the LOC122269580 gene encoding uncharacterized protein → MFKGAKKEDLKLIAEEIGESINPDMKVIDLRNLILNSAHYKNDKDFIEQFADSIIAERKSREEQQAKIEFEKAKIDLEKINLEKAKINAELEKINFEKTKLASTRECSTESEITSQTKSVENYIQSVRALTILIPKRTDCWNLFFSSLERAFRSKNVPQEFKGEILLNLLGEKAINILVYIKDEEINDYEKLKNAILKEYEPTPLICLQNFQKARRISNETHVQFASRLSTSWEQYCRLRNVQDLNSLKELIVSDKLYQSLDHETAMHINIKQEQDWFKPVQMGKECDMYFASKGKSFSDTYSNYQKPQSYNQNYTRNDSKYIAPQLRREEIKPKSKENKINKKLECYICGENHLAKHCGNKYLKMKVKENVVIAKLSSEHFYPSVDLHPLKYVSVYVGGGKKLKCVIDSGTQIFVCNSNLIPGAEEEEYGKIILSSAFGEHVEAKLVKTMVSLNRDSALNYPVECIITLTDKLNVDALIPPFLYEKLISSDFESSCEGKSSENRCVLQKESAHVFLQHINEKDILSEGEESGCSLSGSETNILNEDSKLFSDYCKLKEEQTNCISLEKIRAELKQNKGNFILMDGLIYHKDKILNESVMQLVLPKCRQNKVLKLAHESVFGGHMGVRKTKERIKYSFYWPNMRKDITEFVQTCEGCQLRKTEKIGDRAPITPVVRPELPFEIVNVDVIGPIDPPSSRGHKYVLCLVDQNTRWPEAVPLKSLSAKTTCDALLTIFTRTGIPNVIASDQGTNFKSALTQEFQKCIGSSPRFSCPGYAAANGLVERWNRVLKDMLHHVIREDPRGWDLQLPFLLFSYREVPNTTTGVSPFKLLYGREARGPLSILKSSWSGEIRIPTTLSQSAVDYLQELKVRLEKAAESASLMAADKQKAYSDYFNKRSSVRNFNVGEQVVLLIPDSADKIYARWTGPGEIVKHCSPHSYMVKLPDGRVKQVHVNKIRRFHARVNSIGVIFENEDEFGEIITVPETNIGKVMFDSRLDLEHLSDDQKRKLISLLGKHQELMTGKLKKANVEEHKIRLIPNNERKRPYIYRIPDALKGKVDEQIEELLDAGLIEESSAEIAYPVVCVSKKDGGIDYRALNAVTIIDDFPMEDITELIHTIGKANVISNLDLLKGYYAIPMEEASYDLTSFKTHNSQYRFRVMPFGLRNAAATFQRVMNKALTPFKNFSLAYIDDIGIFSNSFEEHLEHLELILKRLEELNFTVNLKKCSFAKPSIKCLGHIIGSGELQPDPEKVRVIKQLPRPNTKKELRSVLGLCGFYRDYIPKYAELVYPLTELTKKRVPEEIPWSEVHDSVFSRLKQALAEAPSLYTPVPGNPYIIYSDASQIGIGACNKDKI, encoded by the coding sequence atgtttaaagggGCTAAAAAAGAAGATCTTAAATTAATTGCAGAAGAGATCGGGGAGTCGATAAATCCCGATATGAAGGTAATtgatttgagaaatttaattctaaatagtgcgcattataaaaatgataaagattTTATAGAACAATTTGCTGATTCGATAATTGCGGAGCGAAAGTCGAGAGAAGAACAGCAAGCGAAAATTGAATTCGAAAAAGCTAAGATagacttagaaaaaataaatctagaaaaagcaaaaataaacgCAGAGCTAGAGAAAATAAACTTCGAGAAAACGAAACTAGCGAGTACGAGAGAATGTAGTACTGAAAGCGAAATCACAAGTCAGACGAAATCAGTGGAAAACTATATTCAAAGTGTACGAGCTTTAACTATACTTATTCCGAAAAGAACAGATTGTTGGAATTTATTCTTTTCGTCTTTAGAGCGAGCTTTTCGAAGCAAAAATGTACCTCAGGAATTTAAGggggaaattttattaaaccttCTCGGAGAAAAagccataaatattttagtttatatcaaAGATGAGGAAATAAACGATTatgagaaattgaaaaatgcaattttaaaagagtATGAACCGACACCtctaatttgtttacaaaactttcaaaaagcgCGTCGTATATCAAACGAAACTCATGTACAATTTGCATCTCGATTATCTACCAGTTGGGAACAATATTGTAGATTAAGAAATGTACAGgatttaaatagtttgaaagaattaattgTAAGTGATAAATTGTATCAATCATTAGATCATGAAACCGCgatgcatataaatataaaacaagagCAAGATTGGTTTAAACCGGTACAAATGGGTAAAGAATGCGATATGTACTTTGCGTCAAAAGGAAAATCTTTTTCTGATACATATTCTAATTATCAAAAACCACAGTCTTATAATCAAAACTATACTCGAAATGATTCTAAATATATAGCGCCTCAGTTACGACGCGAAGAAATAAAACCGaagtcaaaagaaaataaaataaataagaaactagAATGTTACATATGCGGAGAAAATCATTTAGCAAAACATTGTgggaataaatatttgaaaatgaaagttaaagaaaatgttgTCATTGCAAAACTCTCCTCCGAACATTTTTATCCATCTGTTGACCTTCACCCTTTGAAGTATGTATCAGTGTACGTGGGAGGGGGGAAGAAATTGAAATGTGTAATAGATTCTGGTactcaaatttttgtttgtaattcgAATTTGATTCCTGGCGCCGAGGAGGAGGAATATGGAAAGATTATTTTGAGTTCGGCGTTTGGGGAGCATGTTGAGGCTAAGTTGGTAAAAACAATGGTCTCATTAAATAGAGATTCTGCATTAAATTATCCCGTAGAATGTATAATTACCTTGACagataaattaaatgtagaTGCGTTGATACCACCGTTTTTGTATGAGAAACTGATTTCGTCAGACTTTGAGAGTTCTTGCGAGGGGAAAAGCAGTGAAAATCGGTGCGTATTGCAAAAAGAATCAGCACACGTGTTCTTACAACATATTAATGAAAAGGATATTTTGTCAGAGGGGGAAGAGAGCGGTTGCTCATTGAGTGGGAGTGAgacgaatattttaaatgaagattctaaattgttttcagattattgtaaattaaaagaagaacaaactaattgtatttcattagaaaaaattcgcgcggaattaaaacaaaacaaaggcaattttattttaatggatgGATTAATTTACCATAAGGATAAAATTCTTAATGAGTCAGTTATGCagttagttttaccaaaatgtaggcaaaataaagttttaaaattggcaCACGAATCCGTTTTTGGGGGTCATATGGGGGTTAGGAAAACTAAAGAgcgaataaaatatagtttttactgGCCGAATATGAGGAAAGATATAACGGAATTTGTCCAAACTTGTGAAGGGTGCCAACTTagaaaaactgagaaaattGGCGATAGAGCGCCCATAACTCCTGTGGTTCGTCCCGAACTTCCTTTCGAAATTGTGAATGTGGATGTCATTGGTCCTATAGACCCACCATCTAGCAGAGGACACAAATATGTACTTTGTCTTGTTGATCAAAATACTCGCTGGCCTGAAGCTGTGCCGTTGAAATCGCTATCTGCTAAAACAACTTGCGATGCTttacttacaatttttacaaGAACTGGTATACCCAACGTTATAGCTAGTGATCAGGGGACTAATTTTAAGTCTGCCCTAACTCAAGAATTTCAAAAGTGTATTGGTTCGAGTCCCAGATTCTCCTGTCCGGGTTATGCTGCGGCGAATGGACTAGTGGAAAGGTGGAACCGAGTACTAAAAGATATGTTGCATCACGTAATACGTGAAGATCCAAGAGGTTGGGACCTGCAACTCCCGTTTCTGCTATTCTCGTACCGAGAGGTTCCAAACACTACTACTGGGGTATCTCCTTTCAAGCTACTCTATGGTAGAGAGGCCCGTGGTCCATTGTCTATCTTGAAATCATCTTGGTCTGGTGAAATTAGAATCCCTACCACTTTGTCTCAGTCAGCTGTTGATTATCTTCAAGAACTGAAAGTCAGACTGGAAAAGGCTGCTGAAAGTGCTTCATTGATGGCTGCTGACAAACAGAAAGCATACAGtgactattttaataaaagatctTCAGTGCGAAATTTCAATGTCGGTGAACAGGTAGTACTTTTAATCCCCGATTCTGCCGATAAAATATATGCCCGATGGACTGGTCCAGGTGAAATTGTCAAGCACTGTTCCCCACATTCTtacatggtaaaattaccagatGGGAGAGTGAAACAAGTGCATGTAAACAAGATAAGGAGATTTCATGCTAGAGTTAATTCAATCGGtgtgatttttgaaaatgaggACGAATTTGGTGAAATTATTACAGTACCTGAAACGAATATTGGAAAAGTTATGTTTGATTCACGATTGGACTTAGAACATTTGAGTGATgatcagaaaagaaaattaatttctttgctGGGTAAACATCAAGAACTTATGACtggaaaattaaagaaagcaaATGTTGAAGAGCATAAGATTCGACTCATACCTAACAATGAGAGGAAGAGGCCTTATATATACCGTATTCCGGATGCTTTGAAAGGAAAAGTAGATGAACAAATAGAAGAGCTTTTAGATGCTGGTTTAATAGAAGAAAGTTCAGCTGAAATTGCTTATCCAGTGGTGTGCGTTAGTAAAAAAGATGGAGGGATCGACTATCGAGCGTTGAATGCTGTGACTATAATTGACGATTTTCCTATGGAAGATATTACTGAGTTAATCCATACTATAGGGAAAGCTAATGTAATCTCAAACCTAGATCTGCTGAAGGGTTACTATGCTATTCCTATGGAGGAAGCAAGTTATGATTTAACTTCCTTTAAGACTCACAATTCTCAGTACAGATTTCGAGTTATGCCGTTTGGACTCCGGAATGCTGCAGCAACGTTTCAGAGAGTCATGAACAAGGCCCTAACaccatttaaaaacttttcactaGCATATATAGACGATATTGGTATATTTTCGAACAGTTTTGAAGAACATTTAGAACATTTGGAGTTGATTCTGAAAAGATTAGAAGAACTCAATTTCACTGTTAACCTGAAGAAATGTTCTTTCGCTAAACCAAGTATCAAGTGTTTGGGACATATCATCGGTTCGGGTGAACTCCAGCCCGATCCAGAAAAAGTTCGAGTCATTAAACAACTTCCAAGACCAAATACTAAGAAAGAATTGAGAAGTGTACTTGGATTATGTGGTTTTTACCGAGATTATATTCCGAAATATGCTGAATTAGTGTATCCTCTAACAGAATTGACAAAAAAGCGAGTGCCGGAAGAAATTCCCTGGAGTGAAGTGCATGACTCTGTGTTCTCTCGTCTCAAACAAGCCCTTGCTGAAGCCCCATCACTTTACACACCAGTGCCCGGTAATCCTTACATCATTTACTCAGATGCATCACAGATTGGAATAGGAGCCTGTAATaaggataaaatataa